From the genome of Medicago truncatula cultivar Jemalong A17 chromosome 2, MtrunA17r5.0-ANR, whole genome shotgun sequence:
AAGGATCTTACTTCCATGATGAGCAAATGATGCATTTCATTCCAGCTCTCGGCAAAATGCACTTTCAGATAATCCGCTCGTCTCCACCAACCAAAACTCTCATACATGTGGAGAATTGACATAAAGGCTGCCACAAATATATAACAATAGTTAATACTTATGCTGAAATGTCACAATCACACTGCACTGTGACTCCCTACATTTACAAGTAATTAGACAAATATTTGAATGTGATACTAAATTAGTATAGTAATTTTCATGTACTGCTAATGAATTTCAAGTTCACTATATTATAATGAATTTTAGAAGAAAACCAACAGCTGGTATACatatccttttcttttttgatataaaaagaaaaaagggtatAATCATGTGTAGCAGTGAGAAGTAGGTTGTCAAACTCAATTGCATACGAAAACTCTTCGAATCCTCATAAACTCGATTAGTCAATTCATAAGAGcttttaatacaaaaaaaaaatgtaaaacataTCATAGTATCTTTACACAACTTACTACGTGcacacttaataaaataaactagaTGGGTTGAAAGCTCCATCAGACCAGATGCCCAGCCAGACCATGTTAGACCAGGCTCAAATTTACAGCAGAGTGAAGAATGGTGGAACTAAGTTCCCCTCATTGAAGATGGGTTTAGCACAGTAGAGCTAGATTGCAGGTCATTAAGGTTGAGTTGATTCACGTTGTTGGCCTGTCAAATTCATTGCAAACTTGCGACGATGTGTCTGTTCATATTTTTTAGCTCAGGGCAGTGTTTATGTTGGGAACTATGAGAATTAGactgggaaaaaaaaaaaaaaaaaaaaaaaaaaaacaccgcaCATCTCCTTTGGAAATGGGACATTACATACATCTATGGAGTTGAGTGATACAATCGTGAAGTTAATGTTTTTGTACACAGTGAAGCCTTCTGTTGCATTTTGGGTTTTTAACAAACACAGAGTAAATcttcattttggtccctaaatgTGTAGGTGTAAGGTTGTATCCCAACCCTAAATGTATTGAAAGTACAAAAAACATCTTTTGAGTTTGTATTTTGTAAGTAATTTCACGGACTAAACTAACTAATGAAAGAGACATCCGATGACCAAACTCACTTAACGCAttcattgttttgattttatttttttaaaactcggtatcaGGCTTAAGGACAGACTAATCCGAATTCTACACAGAAAGCATGTGAATCTATTTAACATTACACAAACCATTTTGTAAGCAATTTAACTCAATTTTGATGTTCATAGTCGTAAACTGATACAATTCTACACAGAGTTTAACAGATGGATATTTGAAAGGCGTAAGCATGATATAGAAAATAGAACTTACCAAAATAAGGGACTCTTGCTATAGTTTCAAGCACAAAAAACCTTGCATAATTTCTATCACGGTACAAAGCATCAAGTATCTTTATGACAGAGTCCTGAAAATCAACAATTGAAGCTGAAAATGagtaataaacaacaaaaacgaCAAAATGACAAATCCAATCCAATAtctgattaaaataaaaaaaaattaatttaccgTGAGAAAAATATTAACGGATTGTTCAACTTTAATAACCCCTTTTTCCCAAGCACTAGTAGATGAAGTATCATCGTCATTAGTTGAATTTTCAGTAACGGAATCTAAAGGAGAGGTTTTAGAAGGAAAAGTGTTTTGTGTAATAACTTTATCTTCTTTATCTTGTAACAAAGACGAACGAATTCTGAAAAGTGGAGGACGAAATGAAAGAGGACGAAAGATTAGAGAGTTTCGTGAAGATGATAATTTGTTAAGAGGTGTGATTGGAAAGAGCGAAGAAGAGAACATCGCCGTCGACGCCATGTTAAATGGTGGTGAGTTTTCTTCTTTTAAGTGGAAAGGGCAAAGGAAAGTGTTGTTAGTTGTGTTTGGAATGTATGGTATGGTATTTGTCGTTTGGCTGGTTTAATTGTATTGTAGTGTAGTTTGGCATTTAGGACCATTCCGGCGACTATTAGTTTAGTCAGTTCTTACGCATCAGCATATTCTGTGTGAATAAGGGTCCGGCACGGTAGTGGATTTTTAGGAGAAAGATATTTGTGTTAGTTGTAGATCAATAAACCCTGATTTTGTAAGATATTtggtctgtttttttttttaggaaagtcACCTTGGTTATAATAATCTctaatttattgaaattttaaaataatctatCAAGCCTCACgataatttttttcatgcaAATATTGAAATGATAACAAGTAAATGTTTATAAAAACTTGTA
Proteins encoded in this window:
- the LOC11446887 gene encoding ubiquinol oxidase 4, chloroplastic/chromoplastic: MASTAMFSSSLFPITPLNKLSSSRNSLIFRPLSFRPPLFRIRSSLLQDKEDKVITQNTFPSKTSPLDSVTENSTNDDDTSSTSAWEKGVIKVEQSVNIFLTDSVIKILDALYRDRNYARFFVLETIARVPYFAFMSILHMYESFGWWRRADYLKVHFAESWNEMHHLLIMEELGGNAWWFDRFLAQHIAIFYYFMTALMYLISPRMAYHFSECVESHAFETYDKFIKEQGEELKKMPAPEVAVNYYTGGDLYLFDEFQTSRVPNTRRPTIDNLYDVFLNIRDDEAEHCKTMRACQTYGNLRSPHSYADAEDDDESVCTIEAGCEGIVDCIKKSVTSNPAKVK